One Prinia subflava isolate CZ2003 ecotype Zambia chromosome 17, Cam_Psub_1.2, whole genome shotgun sequence DNA segment encodes these proteins:
- the ALKBH5 gene encoding RNA demethylase ALKBH5: MAGSGYTDLREKLKSMMPYRDGHKGGGGGLPREPPEPPYDRKRRHQEDSGSEPSDYEEQKEEEEARKVKSGIRQLRLFSAEECAKIEARIEDVVSRAEKGLYKEHTVDRAPLRNKYFFGEGYTYGSQLQRRGPGQERLYPRGEVDAIPEWVHDLVIRKLVEHRVIPEGFVNSAVINDYQPGGCIVSHVDPIHIFERPIVSVSFFSDSALCFGCKFQFKPIRVSEPVLFLPVKRGSVTVLSGYAADEITHCIRPQDIKERRAVIILRKTRLDAPRLETKSLSSSVLPPGYNSDRLSGSNRDQILKPKRSHRKADPDAAHRPRILEMDKEENRRSVLLPKHRRRSHFSSENYWRRSYEYTEDCDEEEEDGSPARKVKMRRH, translated from the exons ATGGCCGGCAGCGGCTACACGGACCTGCGGGAGAAGCTCAAGTCCATGATGCCCTACCGGGACGGCCACaaaggcggcggcggcggcctcCCGCGGGAGCCCCCCGAACCTCCGTACGACCGCAAGCGGCGGCACCAGGAGGACTCCGGCTCCGAGCCCAGCGACTACgaggagcagaaggaggaggaggaggctcgGAAAGTCAAGAGCGGCATCCGCCAGCTTCGCCTCTTCAGCGCCGAGGAGTGCGCCAAGATCGAGGCGCGCATCGAGGACGTGGTGTCCCGGGCGGAGAAGGGGCTCTACAAGGAGCACACGGTGGATCGGGCGCCGCTGCGGAACAAGTATTTTTTCGGGGAAGGCTACACCTATGGGTCTCAGCTGCAGCGGCGAGGCCCCGGCCAGGAGCGCCTGTACCCGCGGGGGGAGGTGGACGCCATCCCCGAGTGGGTGCACGACCTGGTGATCAGGAAGCTGGTGGAGCACCGGGTGATCCCCGAGGGCTTTGTGAACAGTGCCGTCATCAACGACTACCAGCCGGGGGGCTGCATTGTCTCCCACGTGGACCCCATCCATATCTTTGAGAGGCCCATCGTCTCCGTGTCCTTCTTCAGCGACTCGGCGCTCTGCTTCGGGTGTAAATTCCAGTTCAAGCCCATCAGGGTCTCGGAGCCCGTTCTGTTCCTGCCCGTGAAGAGGGGGAGCGTCACGGTGCTCAG TGGGTATGCGGCCGACGAAATCACACACTGCATTCGACCACAGGACAtcaaggagaggagagctgTCATCATCCTCCGAAA aacaAGACTAGATGCACCTCGATTGGAAACAAAATCCCTGAGTAGCTCTGTGTTGCCACCAGGTTATAACTCTGACCGCCTGTCGGGAAGCAACCGGGACCAGATCCTGAAACCAAAGCGGTCCCATCGCAAAGCAGATCCTGATGCTGCCCACAG GCCACGGATTCTAGAAATGGATAAGGAGGAGAACAGGCGCTCGGTCCTCTTACCAAAACATAGGAGACGGAGCCACTTCAGCTCCGAGAACTATTGGCGAAGGTCTTACGAGTACACAGAGGACTGTGACGAGGAAGAGGAGGACGGCAGCCCCGCCAGGAAAGTTAAAATGAGGCGACACTGA